The following nucleotide sequence is from Pseudobutyrivibrio ruminis HUN009.
GTATGTCCTTTTGATGCTCTAGGCGGTACCATGGCTACATATGCTGGTCAAAATGTCGGCGCAAAGGATATTCAAAGAGTTCGTAAAGGTGTATGGTCGGCTCAAATGTTAGGTACAATTTATGCAATAATTATTTTTATCATTCTATATTTTGGTGGAAGTACAATATTACATTTGTTTACTTCTACAGACATTGTTATTAAACAAGCAAGGATGTTCCTGCTTGCGAATAGTATTACATATACATTACTGGCTGGCGTAAATATATTTAGATTTGCAATTCAGGGAATGGGGTATTCAACATTTGCAGTATTCGCTGGCGTGATGGAAATGATTGCTAGAATTCTTGTTGCATTCACCTTGGTTCCAATGATAGGTTTTAGTGGCGCTATATGGGCCAGTCCAGTAGCATGGCTGTTTGCAGACTTGTTCTTAGTGCCTGGTTTCTATTATTGTTGCAATAAATTAACAAGCAAATACAAAGCTGATGATGTTATCCACATATAGAAGTTTGATAATTAACAAACAAGTTGTCAGAAAAATACAAAATAAATACAAAATTATGCGAAAATGCTTTTACATTTTTCCTGAGATTTTGATACAATGGCATAAAATTAAAGGAGGAAGTTTTTATGGAAAAAAAGTATTTTGATTTATCAGGTCAAGTAGCGCTTATTACAGGGTGCTCATCAGGTCTTGGCGTACAGATGGCCAAGGCATTGGCAGCGCAGGGATGTAATATAGTAGCAGTTGCCCGCCGCCAGAATCTTATCGAAGAGGTGGCAAAAGAGATTTCTGACACATTTGGCGTAAAGGCTATAGGAGTACCTTGCGACATTACAGATACTGAGAAAGTAAATGCCGCAGTAGATACAGTCCTTAAAGAGTTTGGCAGAATTGATATTTTAATTAATAATGCTGGTACAGGTTCAGGTGCTACACCAGCCGAAGATGTTGAAGATGCTCAATTTGAAGGAGAAGTAGCCATTGATTTAACAGGCAGCTTTAAGATGGCTAGAGCGATTGCTAAAAAGGCTATGATTCCTGCCGGATATGGACGTATTATCAACATTGCCTCCATGTATGGATTGGTTGGAAATAATATTGCTCCAGCTGCTGCTTATCATGCCGCAAAGGGTGGTGTTGTAAATCTTACAAGGGCCCTTGCTTCTGAGTGGGGAAATAAAGGAATTACAGTTAATGCTATCTGCCCAGGATACTTTGAAACACCACTTACAAAAGAGACATTGGATAGTGAGTTTTTCCAGCAATATGCAAAGACAATGATTCCTCTTAATAGATATGGTAAAGAGGGCGAGCTTGATACAGCAGCGATTTTCCTTGCTTCTCCAGCAAGTACATATGTAAACGGCGTTATTCTTCCAGTTGATGGTGGATATACATGTATGTAATAGATATGGGCCTATTTGGCCCATATTTTTGTTCTTGTTGACTTTAGTGATTAAAAGTGCTAAAGTACATCAAAGAAGAATAATCAGGAGGGGAAAACATGAAGAAGAAAATACTTGCATCAGTTTTGGCGTCAGTAATGGTTCTTAGCATGGTTGGTTGCGGTACAGATGCAGCCGCTCAGAAGGAAGCAGAAACAGCCACAACAACCGAAACTACAGAGGAAACTACAGAAGATGCTAATCAGACATACAATGTAGGAGTAATTCAGTTAGTACAGCATCCAGCCCTTGATACAGCTACAGAGGGATTTTCAGATGCTTTAAAAGAAAAACTTGGGGATCAAGTAGAAATCAACGTACAGAATGCATCTGGCGATACAGCAACATGTGCTACAATTGCCAATTCATTTGTTTCAGATAATGTTGATTTGATTATGGCAAATGCTACACCTGCTATGCAGGCTAGCTCAACAGCTACAAACTCTATTCCTATCGTAGCTACATCTATTACAGATTACGGAACAGCACTTGGAATTAAGGATTGGGAAGGCACAACAGGAATCAACGTAACTGGTACATCTGATTTAGCTCCACTTGATGGACAGGCAGAAATGTTAAATGAACTTTTCCCAGATGCAAAAGAAGTAGGAATTATCTATTGCTCTGGTGAGGATAACTCATTATATCAGGCAAATCAGATTACTACATATCTTGAGGAATATGGATACAATGTAACAGCATACACATTCTCTGACTCAGCAGACGTTGCAACAGTAGTACAGACAGCTTGCGGAGAGAGCGACGTGTTGTATGTTCCTACAGATAATGTTGCTGCAAGCTGCGCAGAGACAATCAACAATGTAGCACTTACAGCAGGTGTTCCTATCATCGCTGGTGAGGAAGGAATCTGTAAGGGATGCGGTATCGCAACACTTTCTATTTCGTACTATGACATTGGATATGCTGCAGGTCTTATGGCTTACGAAATCCTCGTTAATGGACAGGATCCAGCAACATATGAGATTCAGTACGCTACGGATTTTACAAAGGAATACAATCCAGTAATTGCAGAAGAACTTGGAATTGAGCTTCCAGATGATTATGTTGCAATTGAAATGGAAGAAGAGGCTGAATAATAAGATTTAGCAACAAAATATAATTATTTTGGGGCAAGGTCAGTAGTTTTGACCTTGCTCTTTGGAGTTTAAAATGGGAATTGAAACATTAATAGCAGGAATGCCTGGAACAGTTGCACAGGGAATAATATATGGAATAATGGCGCTGGGCATTTATATTACATTTAAATTATTAAATTTTGCGGATCTATCTGTAGATGGTTCCTTTGCTACAGGAGGAGCTGTTGCAGCAATGGTAATTATATCTGGTCACTCATGGGTGCTTGCATTAGTCCTAGCTTTGATTGCAGGAGCCTTAGCAGGATTGATTACAGGCGTATTGCATACAGTCCTTGGAATCCCTGATATTTTGGCGGGAATCCTAACCCAACTGGCACTATATTCAATCAACTTAAGAATTGCAAAAAATCAGCCAAATACTCCTATTTCAGTTGATAAGTACAACTTGGCTGTTTCACTTAGATATAAAACAGATGCTCTAATGACAGTATTTGTTATTGCTGTAATCATAATAGCTATCATGTACTGGTTTTTTGGAACAGAAATGGGTTCAGCGCTTCGTGCTACAGGAACAAACCCAGCTATGGCAAAAGCACAAGGCATTAACGTAAATGTTATGAAGGCATTAGGCTTGGTGGTATCTAACTCATTAGTAGCCTTCGCAGGCGCTTTATTTGCTCAGTTCAATGGTAATGCCGATGTAAATATGGGTAGAGGTGCAATCGTAATAGGCCTTGCATCCATTATTATAGGCGATGTTTTATGCAATGCATTTTTCAAGAAAAAGAGCACATTTTGGCTTGCTCTTGGCTTTGTAATTGTAGGCGGTATTCTTTACTACATTTTTATTGCATTCGTATTGTGGCTCAAGATGCCAGCAAACGACATGAAGCTGTTCACAGCCATAATCGTTGCTATATTCCTTGCTGTGCCATATTTAAAGAACAAAATGAATAGCTCCTTCTTTAAGGCGGCAAAAAGAGGAGGTAAACGATAATGCTTAATGCTAATAAAATCAGAAAAACTTTTAATGCGGGAACTATAAATGAAAAAGTGGCATTATCAGGCGCATCTCTTTATTTAGAGGAAGGTGAATTTTGCACAGTTATTGGTGGAAATGGTGCGGGAAAATCCACATTTCTTAATGCCATTGCAGGCGTATGGCCAGTAGACGCAGGTTCTATATCAATAGATGGTGTAGATGTAACTGGACTTCCAGAGCATAAGCGTGCTCGCTATTTGGGAAGAGTTTTCCAGGATCCTATGACAGGAACTGCAGCAAATATGCAGATTGATGAAAATATGGCCCTGGCTGCCCGCAGAGGAAAAGCTAGAGGTTTAGGTTGGGGTGTTACAAAATCTGAAAGAGAAAGATACCATGAAATGCTTAAACAGCTTGATCTAGGCTTGGAAGATAGACTTACAGCAAAGGTAGGCTTGCTTTCAGGAGGACAACGTCAGGCCCTTACACTTCTTATGGCAACTATCCAGAAGCCAAAGGTGTTACTTCTAGATGAGCATACAGCCGCTCTTGACCCAAAGACTGCAGCAAAAGTCCTAGAAATAACGGATATGCTGATTAAAGAGAATAACCTTACAGCCATGATGGTAACTCACAACATGAGAGATGCTATTCATTACGGAAATCGACTTATTATGATGAACGAAGGCAGAGTTATTCTTAATATCTCCGGAGAAGAGAAAAAGAATCTTACAATTGAGGATCTCTTACATAAATTTGAAGAGGTATCTGGAACAGAGTTCACTAATGATACTGAAATCTTATCAAAGTAAAATAAGAAAACCGTCTGCAAAGATAGCAGGCGGTTTTCTTTTTTATATCTATTAAAATTTTATTAAAATCATTACTTTTCCACTATTTTATGATAAATTAATATAAGAATTTTCTACAAAACGGAGGCAGTTGTGAACGAGAATAATAACAACCAAAATGGTGGAGATAAAAAGAATAATCGTCAGCCTTTCTACACATTAGGAATACTAGTGCTTGTGGCACTTTTCTTTACTAGCATGGTGTATAGAGGGGCTAGTTCAAATTCAAATCAGGAGATTACTTACACAGAGTTTTTACAGCTTGTTGAAGACGACAAAGTTGCGGAAGTAAATTTTGATAACGACGTTATCAATATCACTCTTGTTGAAGGCGAAACATACGGCATGTCATCTGACGAGGCTAGTGCACTTCAGCAGATTTACGAGAGCACAGGCCAGTCTACATCAGTCAAGCTTTATACAGCATATCTTCGTGATGATGATTTGCTTGATAAGTTGGATGAGCACGGTGTAGAGTACGAGGGTACAATTGCTGACTCCACAGCAGCAATTATCTATAATGTCCTTTCATTTGTACTTCCAATTGTATTGTTATGGGTACTTCTTGGTTTCTTTATGAAACGTATGGGTGGTGGCCCAATGGGAGTCGGCAAATCAAATGCCAAGCTTTACAATATGGAAAAAGCTACAGGTGTTACATTCAAGGATGTAGCAGGACAGGATGAGGCAAAGGAGTCTGTACAAGAAATGGTAGACTTCCTTCACAATCCTCGTAAATATACAGAAATTGGTGCCAAGCTTCCAAAGGGTGCTCTTTTAGTAGGCCCTCCAGGAACAGGTAAAACTCTTCTTGCAAAAGCAGTTGCAGGTGAAGCAGGAGTTCCATTCTTCTCACTTGCAGGTTCTGATTTCGTAGAGATGTTTGTTGGTGTTGGTGCTTCACGTGTTCGTGACCTTTTCAAGGAAGCTCAGAAAGTAGCGCCATGTATCGTTTTCATCGACGAGATTGATGCCATTGGTAAGAGTCGTGACGCTCATTACGGCGGCGGTAACGACGAGCGTGAGCAGACATTAAATCAGCTCCTTTCAGAGATGGATGGTTTTGATTCTAACAAGGGATTACTTATTCTTGCAGCTACAAATAGACCAGAAGTGCTTGATAAAGCTTTACTTCGTCCAGGTCGTTTTGATAGACGAATCATCGTAGATAAGCCTGATCAAAAGGGCCGTCTTGAAATCCTCAAAGTTCATGCAAAGGATGTAAAGATGGATGAAACAGTTGATTTGGATGCTATTGCACTTGCATCAGTAGGTCTTGTTGGTTCTGATTTGGCAAACATTATCAACGAAGCTGCAATTTTAGCAGTCAAAGATAAGCGTAAGTTTGTAAATCAAAAAGACTTATTCGAAGCATTTGAACTTGTCGCAGTCGGCGGTAAGGAAAAGAAAGATAGAGCAATGAGTGAGAAAGAACGTAAAATCGTTTCATATCACGAAGTTGGACATGCTCTTGTTTCTGCATTACAAAAGGATGCTGAGCCAGTTCAAAAGATTACAATTGTTCCTAGAACAATGGGAGCATTGGGATACACACTTCAGACACCAGAAGAAGAAAAGTTCCTTGAAACCAAGGACGAGCTAATTGCAAAGATTGTTACTTACATGGGCGGTCGTGCGGCAGAAGATATTAAGTTTGGCTCATATACATCAGGAGCAGCAAATGATATCGAGCAGGCTACAAAGATTGCCAGAGCGATGGTTACTCGATTTGGTATGTCTGATAAGTTTGGAATGATGGGACTTGCAACAGTAGAGAGCCAGTATCTCGATGGCAGAGCATCATTAATCTGTGGCGAAAACACAGCAGCTGAAATAGATAAAGAAGTTCTTCAGATGATTACAGATGCTTATGCAAAAGCAAAGCAGCTTCTTGCAGATAACATGGAATGTCTTGATAAGATTTCCGACTATCTATTTGAACACGAGACAATCACAGGTAAGGAATTCATGTCAATCTTCAGAGAAATAAAAGGAATTCCAGACCCAGAAGAAAAGAAAGAGCCAGAAAGACATAGTCTTTTTGATGATGTTAATGACCCACAGAATGTGGTAGCAGATAGTATTTTTGATGAGTAATTTATATGGTAACTGAAAAAGACCTTAGTAAACTCCCGGATCAACCGGGAGTTTATCTAATGCACGGGAAAAATGATGAAATTATATATGTAGGTAAAGCGTTGTCCCTTCGTCACAGAGTGAGACAGTACTTTCAACCGAGCCATGATGAGGGCCTCAAGAAAAAGCAGATGGTGGCAAATATTGATTATTTCGAGTTTATAGTCACTGACTCTGAATTAGAGGCTCTTATTTTAGAATGTAATTTAATAAAGGAATATCGTCCGAAATATAACACAATGCTTCGTGACGATAAGACTTACCCATATATCGAGGTCACTTTACAGGAAGCATATCCAAGGGTTTTGTTCTCCAGAAGGATGAAAAAGAATGGCAGCAAATTTTTCGGTCCATTCACATCTGCGGGAGCTGTTCATGACACTATCGAGTTGGTTCAAAAGCTATACAAGATACGTACATGCTCACAGAAACTGCCAGAGAATTTTGGAAAAAACAGACCATGCTTAAATTATCATATTGGACAGTGCTTAGGTCCTTGTCAGGGAAATGTTCCTGTAGAAGAGTATCGTAAAAACGTAGAAAAGGTAATCGAGTTTTTAAACGGAGATTATGCTGACACAATAAAAGATTTACAAAGAAAAATGCTTGCGGCATCAGAGGATATGGACTACGAAAAGGCTGCCCTTTACAGAGATTTGATTGAATCAGTAAAGGCTTGCGCAGGAAGACAAAAAGCTACTCAGCTAGATGGAGAGGATAGAGATATCATCGCTATGGCTAAAGGCAAAGAAGATGCTGTTGTTCAGGTATTCTTTATTCGTGGCGGCAAAATGATTGGCAGAGAGCATTTCTTTATAAATGTTCGTGTGGATGATACAGATGAAGATTTGCTTGAGTATTTCCTTAAGGATTACTACACAGGTACACCATTTATTCCTAGAGAAATTTTTGTTCAGTTTGAAATGACTGAATCAGAATTAATCGAGACATGGCTCACAAATAAAAAAGGCTCTAGAGTTTACATAAGAACGCCTAAGCGTGGGGCAAAGGAAAAGCTTGTGGAGCTTGCAGCTAAAAATGCTCAGATGGTTTTGGATCAGGATAGAGAAAAAATAAAAAAAGAAGAGGGCAGAACAATTGGAGCCATGAAGGAAATAGCAGATATTCTAGGACTTCCTGGAGCAAGCAGAATGGAGGCCTACGATATTTCAAATATTTCCGGATTCCAATCAGTTGGTTCCATGGTAGTGTTTGAAAAAGGCAAGCCAAAACGCTCAGATTACCGTAAATTCAAAATCAAAACAGTTGAAGGTCCAAATGATTATGCATCCATGCACGAAGTGCTCACACGCCGTTTTTCACATGGAATTGAGGAACTTGAAGAAAATGGTGGCGTAATCGAAGACAGCTTTACCAAGTTTCCTGATGTTATAATGATGGATGGTGGTAAGGGACAGGTTCATATCGCCGAGCAGGTTATGTCAGAACTTGGCCTTCATATTCCTATAGCAGGTATGGTAAAGGATGATCATCATAGAACGAGAGGCCTTTACTATAGAGACGAAGAAATACCGATAGATACTCACTCTGAAGGCTTCCAGTTAATCACAAGACTTCAGGATGAAGCACACCGATTTGCAATTGAATATCATCGAAGCCTTAGAAGTAAAGGCCAGGTTCACAGTTTTCTTGACGATATTGAGGGAATCGGTCCAAAGAGGCGAAAAGCCCTTATGAAAAAATATGTTTCTGCAGAAAAAATGGCAAATGCCACAGTGGAAGATTTAATGGATACAGAATCTATGAGCAAAGAAGCGGCAGAGAATGTATACAATTACTTTCACCCTATTAATTCCGCAGAAAATGAGCTAAAATAATCTATGAATTTTCAGTTGATGGGAGGTTTTTATGGCAAATAATAAATTTGTAACAGTAGCAACACTACAGGAAAGATTTAATCTTACCAATTTCACACCAGAGCTCAATCTTGAAGAGGCTCAGGTAACAGTTGCTGATGTCAATAGACCAGCGCTTCAGCTACACGGATTTTATGAGCATTTCGATTCAAGCCGTATTCAGGTT
It contains:
- the uvrC gene encoding excinuclease ABC subunit UvrC; translation: MVTEKDLSKLPDQPGVYLMHGKNDEIIYVGKALSLRHRVRQYFQPSHDEGLKKKQMVANIDYFEFIVTDSELEALILECNLIKEYRPKYNTMLRDDKTYPYIEVTLQEAYPRVLFSRRMKKNGSKFFGPFTSAGAVHDTIELVQKLYKIRTCSQKLPENFGKNRPCLNYHIGQCLGPCQGNVPVEEYRKNVEKVIEFLNGDYADTIKDLQRKMLAASEDMDYEKAALYRDLIESVKACAGRQKATQLDGEDRDIIAMAKGKEDAVVQVFFIRGGKMIGREHFFINVRVDDTDEDLLEYFLKDYYTGTPFIPREIFVQFEMTESELIETWLTNKKGSRVYIRTPKRGAKEKLVELAAKNAQMVLDQDREKIKKEEGRTIGAMKEIADILGLPGASRMEAYDISNISGFQSVGSMVVFEKGKPKRSDYRKFKIKTVEGPNDYASMHEVLTRRFSHGIEELEENGGVIEDSFTKFPDVIMMDGGKGQVHIAEQVMSELGLHIPIAGMVKDDHHRTRGLYYRDEEIPIDTHSEGFQLITRLQDEAHRFAIEYHRSLRSKGQVHSFLDDIEGIGPKRRKALMKKYVSAEKMANATVEDLMDTESMSKEAAENVYNYFHPINSAENELK
- a CDS encoding ABC transporter permease, encoding MGIETLIAGMPGTVAQGIIYGIMALGIYITFKLLNFADLSVDGSFATGGAVAAMVIISGHSWVLALVLALIAGALAGLITGVLHTVLGIPDILAGILTQLALYSINLRIAKNQPNTPISVDKYNLAVSLRYKTDALMTVFVIAVIIIAIMYWFFGTEMGSALRATGTNPAMAKAQGINVNVMKALGLVVSNSLVAFAGALFAQFNGNADVNMGRGAIVIGLASIIIGDVLCNAFFKKKSTFWLALGFVIVGGILYYIFIAFVLWLKMPANDMKLFTAIIVAIFLAVPYLKNKMNSSFFKAAKRGGKR
- a CDS encoding ABC transporter ATP-binding protein, with translation MLNANKIRKTFNAGTINEKVALSGASLYLEEGEFCTVIGGNGAGKSTFLNAIAGVWPVDAGSISIDGVDVTGLPEHKRARYLGRVFQDPMTGTAANMQIDENMALAARRGKARGLGWGVTKSERERYHEMLKQLDLGLEDRLTAKVGLLSGGQRQALTLLMATIQKPKVLLLDEHTAALDPKTAAKVLEITDMLIKENNLTAMMVTHNMRDAIHYGNRLIMMNEGRVILNISGEEKKNLTIEDLLHKFEEVSGTEFTNDTEILSK
- the ftsH gene encoding ATP-dependent zinc metalloprotease FtsH, with translation MNENNNNQNGGDKKNNRQPFYTLGILVLVALFFTSMVYRGASSNSNQEITYTEFLQLVEDDKVAEVNFDNDVINITLVEGETYGMSSDEASALQQIYESTGQSTSVKLYTAYLRDDDLLDKLDEHGVEYEGTIADSTAAIIYNVLSFVLPIVLLWVLLGFFMKRMGGGPMGVGKSNAKLYNMEKATGVTFKDVAGQDEAKESVQEMVDFLHNPRKYTEIGAKLPKGALLVGPPGTGKTLLAKAVAGEAGVPFFSLAGSDFVEMFVGVGASRVRDLFKEAQKVAPCIVFIDEIDAIGKSRDAHYGGGNDEREQTLNQLLSEMDGFDSNKGLLILAATNRPEVLDKALLRPGRFDRRIIVDKPDQKGRLEILKVHAKDVKMDETVDLDAIALASVGLVGSDLANIINEAAILAVKDKRKFVNQKDLFEAFELVAVGGKEKKDRAMSEKERKIVSYHEVGHALVSALQKDAEPVQKITIVPRTMGALGYTLQTPEEEKFLETKDELIAKIVTYMGGRAAEDIKFGSYTSGAANDIEQATKIARAMVTRFGMSDKFGMMGLATVESQYLDGRASLICGENTAAEIDKEVLQMITDAYAKAKQLLADNMECLDKISDYLFEHETITGKEFMSIFREIKGIPDPEEKKEPERHSLFDDVNDPQNVVADSIFDE
- a CDS encoding ABC transporter substrate-binding protein, producing MKKKILASVLASVMVLSMVGCGTDAAAQKEAETATTTETTEETTEDANQTYNVGVIQLVQHPALDTATEGFSDALKEKLGDQVEINVQNASGDTATCATIANSFVSDNVDLIMANATPAMQASSTATNSIPIVATSITDYGTALGIKDWEGTTGINVTGTSDLAPLDGQAEMLNELFPDAKEVGIIYCSGEDNSLYQANQITTYLEEYGYNVTAYTFSDSADVATVVQTACGESDVLYVPTDNVAASCAETINNVALTAGVPIIAGEEGICKGCGIATLSISYYDIGYAAGLMAYEILVNGQDPATYEIQYATDFTKEYNPVIAEELGIELPDDYVAIEMEEEAE
- a CDS encoding glucose 1-dehydrogenase, encoding MEKKYFDLSGQVALITGCSSGLGVQMAKALAAQGCNIVAVARRQNLIEEVAKEISDTFGVKAIGVPCDITDTEKVNAAVDTVLKEFGRIDILINNAGTGSGATPAEDVEDAQFEGEVAIDLTGSFKMARAIAKKAMIPAGYGRIINIASMYGLVGNNIAPAAAYHAAKGGVVNLTRALASEWGNKGITVNAICPGYFETPLTKETLDSEFFQQYAKTMIPLNRYGKEGELDTAAIFLASPASTYVNGVILPVDGGYTCM